A stretch of Paenibacillus sp. URB8-2 DNA encodes these proteins:
- a CDS encoding TadE/TadG family type IV pilus assembly protein encodes MKNRLKEEGRFNNEGSMVVEAAMVLPLFLLFVLFLIFIVQMTLYSTALQSTVSDTVKEVATHMYPAALAVQKGEQSANASDEAGSGMNGQATADKPSIWTIPRLSVTDWAEQYASKLPPPLGDWVRSAAEKGEAPLQELQAKGSEAVLDVAVKPLLKPYIASDMLDYRRLHVSNVTVPKLKDGSQPYFGLQVSYELPMKVPFLNRSIVLEASAVERLWIGDTGEGGSGGEEGGANDNSFISILEKPNPARPNKQGVIRIKTAPNASANLTVFYKSGKSTAKYLGWKKADENGYIEWEWRIGGKTTPGSWPTFVIETEGGQSAEGQFYVADKPN; translated from the coding sequence ATGAAGAACCGGCTCAAAGAGGAAGGGAGGTTTAATAACGAAGGCAGCATGGTCGTGGAGGCGGCTATGGTGCTGCCCCTATTTTTGCTGTTCGTGCTGTTCCTGATCTTTATCGTGCAAATGACCCTATATTCAACCGCTTTGCAGAGCACCGTATCCGATACCGTAAAAGAAGTGGCCACGCATATGTACCCTGCCGCCTTGGCGGTGCAGAAGGGAGAACAGTCCGCGAACGCTTCAGATGAAGCCGGGAGCGGAATGAACGGCCAAGCAACTGCGGACAAGCCGTCCATTTGGACTATTCCGAGACTATCGGTTACGGATTGGGCTGAGCAATACGCCTCCAAGCTGCCTCCGCCGCTGGGTGATTGGGTCAGAAGCGCGGCTGAGAAGGGAGAAGCTCCTCTTCAGGAGCTCCAGGCCAAAGGCTCGGAGGCCGTTTTGGACGTTGCCGTCAAGCCGCTACTAAAGCCTTACATCGCTTCGGATATGCTGGACTACAGGCGACTCCACGTTTCTAATGTGACGGTTCCGAAGCTGAAAGACGGCTCCCAGCCCTATTTTGGTCTTCAGGTCAGCTATGAGCTCCCAATGAAGGTGCCGTTCCTGAATCGCAGCATTGTGCTGGAGGCCTCTGCCGTGGAGCGGCTATGGATAGGGGATACAGGCGAAGGTGGAAGCGGCGGTGAGGAGGGTGGAGCCAATGACAACAGCTTCATTTCTATTCTGGAGAAGCCGAATCCAGCAAGGCCTAACAAACAGGGAGTCATCCGGATTAAAACAGCGCCAAATGCTTCGGCGAATCTCACGGTCTTCTACAAAAGCGGTAAAAGCACCGCCAAGTATTTGGGCTGGAAGAAAGCGGACGAGAACGGCTATATCGAGTGGGAATGGAGGATCGGCGGCAAAACGACGCCGGGTTCATGGCCGACATTCGTCATAGAGACAGAAGGCGGTCAATCGGCGGAGGGCCAATTTTACGTGGCGGATAAGCCGAATTGA
- a CDS encoding A24 family peptidase yields MNEWAFWGCLPFLAGAFLTDTLTMKIPNWITAPAVLMGFMAQGLSGGWKGVVFAGAGAAAGFLPLLLMHFIGAVGAGDVKLFAGIGAWTGSLFTAQVIVYSLLFAAVIGWVIVLKRREAFRRLRSVAILLAGIFYIPKWTLFKSRDGDMLRFPFMLAVIPGAAAAFLGGWI; encoded by the coding sequence ATGAATGAATGGGCGTTTTGGGGCTGTCTGCCCTTTTTGGCGGGGGCGTTCCTTACGGATACGCTGACGATGAAAATACCGAACTGGATTACGGCGCCGGCTGTGCTTATGGGCTTTATGGCACAGGGACTTTCCGGCGGCTGGAAAGGGGTGGTGTTTGCGGGAGCCGGCGCTGCCGCAGGATTTTTACCGCTTCTTCTCATGCACTTCATAGGGGCTGTTGGAGCGGGTGATGTCAAGCTTTTTGCCGGAATCGGCGCCTGGACGGGATCTTTGTTCACTGCTCAGGTCATCGTATACTCGCTGCTGTTTGCGGCGGTGATCGGCTGGGTGATTGTGCTCAAGAGACGGGAAGCCTTTCGCCGGCTGCGGAGTGTCGCAATATTGCTGGCTGGAATCTTTTATATACCGAAATGGACATTGTTCAAAAGCCGCGACGGCGATATGCTGCGATTTCCTTTTATGCTTGCCGTGATTCCCGGGGCGGCGGCCGCTTTTTTGGGGGGCTGGATTTAA
- a CDS encoding DUF6382 domain-containing protein → MFGLTRDFVQQDGIRMVLGGREGMPASRLNSVQSRMLSSLTIPHHLRLFLKEVDLSVTLEYPVSGKKLLSHLLKGVKLTLAEFYGLLLQIAQGMEDGRLHMLHPGQYALHEDYIFIEGPLQRGKVYLTYVPLQIIEPAQSLGESLKGLIMALMPSVGELKGDGVQRLLHYCGEEEFTVGGWKKLLSALLTDDGERNPMVHAETAAAKPSTETGHYTVDRYFQEKVLDRAVQSFADNGKRSTAKRDGPDANQRIFSRSGSSVDSAETDASREKFNSPIAEWMSGSAFFKGRQQEDNKQEGGRERSWKEEESMNPGLASGEFLEANDGRSSKKTYILLGCVLLDALLWKYLYLDHPGRLMLILCGIATVLLIAINGLIWAGKIGAGQMEQEETEEEGAEGPEFGIPGGFRMMPPFGGRNRDKLEEFRRLNPEPVDRNKRVVAEMHEFGSGGIGIEAMEEYPKPTEPEPATVLLSREKAPAPEETKLREGAVPYLERTEEGSDRREKIELNRTSFIIGRSPEVAQYMESSEGASRVHAEIFRSGGGYVLKDLDSRNGTRFRGEVMVPYKEYPLTDGDAFTIIKGNYTFHQR, encoded by the coding sequence TTGTTTGGGTTAACCAGGGATTTTGTGCAGCAGGACGGCATCCGGATGGTGCTTGGAGGACGAGAGGGAATGCCGGCGTCCAGGCTCAATTCGGTTCAGAGCCGCATGCTGTCCTCCTTAACCATTCCGCATCATCTTAGGCTGTTTCTCAAAGAGGTGGATCTGAGCGTAACGCTGGAATACCCGGTATCCGGGAAAAAATTGCTCTCGCATCTTCTCAAGGGAGTCAAGCTGACCCTGGCCGAATTTTACGGGCTGCTGCTTCAGATCGCTCAAGGTATGGAGGACGGCCGGCTGCATATGCTTCATCCCGGGCAGTACGCTCTGCATGAGGATTATATTTTTATTGAAGGTCCCCTGCAAAGGGGGAAAGTCTACTTGACGTACGTTCCTCTTCAGATCATCGAACCGGCGCAGTCATTGGGAGAGAGCCTCAAGGGGCTGATTATGGCGCTGATGCCAAGCGTGGGGGAGTTGAAAGGAGACGGCGTCCAGCGGCTGCTGCACTACTGCGGCGAAGAGGAATTTACCGTTGGAGGGTGGAAGAAGCTTCTCTCAGCGCTGCTGACAGATGACGGGGAACGGAATCCGATGGTGCATGCGGAGACGGCCGCGGCCAAACCATCGACGGAAACCGGGCATTACACGGTGGATCGTTACTTTCAAGAAAAGGTTTTGGATAGGGCGGTTCAATCATTCGCTGACAACGGTAAAAGATCCACCGCGAAGCGTGACGGCCCGGATGCGAATCAACGTATTTTCAGCAGATCCGGTTCTTCGGTGGACTCCGCGGAAACAGATGCTTCACGGGAGAAGTTCAATTCGCCGATTGCCGAATGGATGAGCGGGAGTGCTTTTTTTAAAGGCAGGCAGCAGGAAGATAACAAGCAGGAAGGAGGAAGGGAGAGAAGCTGGAAGGAAGAGGAAAGTATGAACCCCGGTTTGGCTTCCGGCGAATTCCTCGAGGCCAACGATGGACGTTCCTCAAAAAAGACATATATTTTGCTGGGCTGCGTTCTGCTGGACGCCTTGCTGTGGAAATACCTGTACCTGGATCATCCGGGAAGGTTAATGCTGATTCTTTGCGGAATCGCTACGGTTCTGCTGATTGCAATAAACGGGTTAATCTGGGCGGGGAAAATAGGCGCAGGCCAAATGGAACAGGAAGAGACAGAAGAAGAGGGGGCCGAAGGTCCGGAATTTGGAATACCTGGGGGGTTCAGAATGATGCCGCCGTTTGGCGGGCGGAACAGGGACAAGCTTGAGGAATTCCGGCGGCTCAATCCTGAGCCAGTTGACCGGAATAAACGGGTCGTCGCCGAAATGCATGAATTCGGATCTGGCGGTATAGGGATTGAGGCAATGGAGGAATATCCAAAACCAACGGAGCCCGAACCGGCTACTGTGCTGCTTTCGAGAGAGAAAGCACCGGCTCCGGAAGAAACGAAGCTGCGCGAGGGAGCGGTGCCATATCTAGAAAGAACGGAGGAAGGAAGCGACCGCCGGGAGAAAATCGAACTGAACCGGACAAGCTTTATTATCGGCCGTTCACCTGAGGTGGCTCAGTATATGGAATCATCGGAGGGCGCATCCAGAGTGCATGCCGAGATATTCCGTAGCGGCGGAGGCTATGTCCTGAAAGATTTGGATTCGCGCAACGGCACCCGGTTTCGGGGAGAGGTAATGGTTCCCTACAAGGAGTATCCACTGACTGACGGGGACGCCTTCACAATTATAAAAGGGAATTATACCTTTCATCAGCGTTAA
- a CDS encoding TIGR01777 family oxidoreductase: protein MKAIICGGTGFIGTALTHYWLQAGHEIIIVGREAPKEAITHPKLLYRTWEGLADYPEPAEDTHVLVNLAGASLSQRWNEHGKSLIRQSRIGTVAAAGKLLSLLKSKPQVIIQASAVAIYGTSFSETFDESSAPRVMDFPSEVVKTWEDAADQAYQGIRLVKLRTGVVLGNEGGAFPKMKLPYMLGFGGKIGSGRQWLSWIHLADMVALIDYCAACSDISGPVNATAPDPVTNDRFGTAVGQVYRRPHWFPLPAFLLKAVLGELSEILLKGQRVLPAKLLQHGFVFAYPDLPKALRQLRT, encoded by the coding sequence ATGAAAGCGATTATTTGCGGCGGCACCGGCTTTATCGGTACTGCGCTGACCCATTACTGGCTGCAGGCTGGACATGAAATTATTATTGTGGGCCGCGAAGCGCCGAAGGAAGCGATAACTCACCCCAAACTGCTGTACCGAACCTGGGAAGGATTGGCCGATTATCCCGAACCGGCGGAAGACACCCATGTCCTCGTTAATCTCGCCGGCGCCAGCCTTAGCCAGCGCTGGAACGAACACGGCAAATCGCTCATCCGGCAATCCCGGATTGGAACCGTTGCTGCAGCCGGCAAGCTGCTAAGTCTCCTGAAGTCCAAACCGCAGGTCATCATTCAGGCATCCGCTGTTGCGATTTACGGCACATCGTTCAGCGAGACCTTCGATGAATCCTCTGCCCCGCGGGTGATGGATTTCCCTTCCGAGGTCGTGAAGACCTGGGAAGATGCCGCTGATCAGGCCTACCAAGGCATCAGGCTGGTCAAACTGCGGACCGGCGTTGTGCTCGGCAATGAAGGCGGCGCCTTCCCGAAGATGAAGCTGCCCTATATGCTCGGCTTCGGCGGCAAAATCGGCAGCGGCCGGCAGTGGTTGTCCTGGATTCATCTAGCAGACATGGTCGCTTTGATTGATTACTGCGCCGCTTGTTCCGATATTTCAGGCCCCGTTAACGCGACCGCCCCTGACCCGGTGACCAACGACCGGTTCGGCACGGCTGTCGGACAAGTGTACCGTCGTCCCCATTGGTTCCCGCTGCCTGCCTTTCTGCTGAAAGCCGTCCTCGGCGAGCTGTCGGAGATTTTGCTTAAGGGCCAGCGCGTTCTTCCCGCCAAGCTGCTGCAGCATGGCTTTGTATTCGCTTATCCCGATCTTCCAAAAGCGCTGCGGCAGCTGAGAACATGA
- a CDS encoding DUF2621 family protein has translation MFIKSGLGWLSMSPNSWFMNTIAFWTFLLLGCMCIGGYFMFRKFLKVLPKADGKSKLDWQNYWVERSRPLWSDESKAFLDQLVQPVPGPFRDIAKHSIAAEIGRIAIESHASEVTRDHCIKGYIAATPRRDSRFLVQFLEKNHIDYSPYRHLMK, from the coding sequence ATGTTTATTAAATCAGGGCTTGGCTGGTTGTCCATGTCACCGAACAGTTGGTTTATGAACACGATCGCTTTTTGGACATTTCTGCTGCTGGGCTGCATGTGCATTGGCGGCTATTTTATGTTCCGCAAATTTCTCAAGGTCCTGCCCAAGGCGGATGGAAAATCCAAGCTGGACTGGCAAAACTACTGGGTGGAACGCAGCCGTCCGCTGTGGAGCGATGAATCCAAAGCCTTCCTCGACCAGTTGGTGCAGCCCGTACCCGGGCCATTCCGCGATATCGCCAAGCATTCCATCGCCGCCGAAATCGGCAGGATCGCCATCGAAAGCCACGCAAGCGAGGTTACACGCGATCACTGCATCAAGGGCTACATTGCAGCCACCCCAAGGCGGGACAGCCGCTTTCTGGTTCAATTTCTGGAAAAGAACCACATCGACTACTCCCCATACCGTCATCTGATGAAGTAA
- a CDS encoding deoxyribonuclease IV: MLKIGSHVSCAAKGLLSAANEANEYGSSSFMIYTGAPQNTRRKPIEDMYPEEGKAAMRDNGVEEIVVHAPYIINLGSYKNHTYQLAVDFLQQEIHRTHALGVKHIVLHPGAYTDKDPEYGIQRIADGLNEVLGGTHETEVHIALETMAGKGTEMGRSFEEIASIIDKVVHNERLSICLDTCHIHDAGYDIVGDLDGVLEQFDKTIGLDRIGVVHINDSKNPIGSRKDRHTPIGSGWIGFDTINRVVHHELLAGRPFILETPWIGKDAKTQRPMYEAEIALLRGNVQERFGGEFLAQVEELHAFFAKQELDPRQYVLDIWNVLKTDAKAKKADPREPMERLYDLVIAAGVFPDLSEEAVNHRLIAWLAGKQVLVNV; the protein is encoded by the coding sequence ATGCTAAAAATTGGTTCCCATGTTTCGTGCGCGGCTAAGGGACTGCTCAGCGCGGCAAATGAAGCGAATGAATACGGTTCAAGCTCTTTTATGATATATACTGGCGCACCGCAAAATACCCGCCGGAAACCGATCGAAGACATGTATCCCGAAGAAGGCAAAGCGGCGATGCGGGACAACGGCGTAGAAGAGATTGTCGTTCACGCTCCTTACATCATTAATCTGGGTTCATACAAAAATCACACCTACCAGCTAGCCGTCGATTTTCTCCAGCAGGAGATCCACCGCACCCATGCGCTGGGCGTCAAGCATATCGTGCTCCATCCGGGCGCTTATACGGACAAGGACCCGGAATATGGCATCCAGCGGATTGCCGACGGTCTGAACGAGGTGCTCGGCGGCACGCATGAGACGGAGGTTCATATTGCGCTTGAAACCATGGCCGGCAAAGGAACGGAAATGGGCCGGAGCTTTGAGGAAATCGCGTCCATAATCGATAAGGTCGTACACAACGAGCGGCTGTCGATCTGCCTGGATACCTGCCATATCCACGATGCCGGTTACGATATTGTAGGCGACCTGGACGGCGTGCTCGAACAGTTCGACAAGACAATCGGCTTGGACCGGATCGGCGTAGTGCATATCAACGACAGCAAAAATCCGATCGGTTCGCGTAAAGACCGCCATACGCCGATCGGTTCGGGCTGGATCGGTTTTGATACGATTAACCGGGTGGTTCATCATGAACTCCTTGCCGGGCGCCCGTTCATTCTTGAAACGCCGTGGATCGGCAAAGACGCCAAGACCCAGCGGCCGATGTATGAAGCGGAAATCGCGCTGCTTCGCGGCAACGTCCAGGAGAGGTTCGGCGGAGAGTTTTTGGCCCAGGTCGAGGAACTGCACGCTTTCTTTGCCAAGCAGGAGCTGGACCCAAGGCAGTATGTGCTCGACATTTGGAATGTGCTCAAGACCGATGCCAAGGCCAAAAAGGCCGATCCGCGCGAGCCGATGGAACGCCTTTACGACCTGGTAATCGCCGCGGGTGTGTTTCCGGACTTGAGCGAAGAAGCGGTAAATCACCGGCTGATCGCTTGGCTGGCGGGCAAGCAGGTGCTGGTTAACGTTTAA
- the purU gene encoding formyltetrahydrofolate deformylase, with amino-acid sequence MELHVKREHSSSDGQHPNRARMLISCPDGPGIVAAVSRFLFEHGANIVQSDQYTMDPSGGMFFMRIEFDLPELEKRMEQLQAEFGEIAGQFQMNWQMFNVSHKKRLAIFVSKEDHCLVELLWQWQAGDLDADIALVVSNHADMKEYVESFGIPYHHIPVTGDTKAEAERRQLEVVGEDIDVIILARYMQIISPSFIEHYKNRIINIHHSFLPAFIGGNPYAQAYRRGVKIIGATAHYVTEELDGGPIIEQDVQRVSHGDDVGELKRIGRTIERVVLARAVKWHIEDRILVHQNKTVVFN; translated from the coding sequence ATGGAATTGCATGTAAAAAGAGAACATTCTTCTTCGGACGGGCAGCACCCGAACCGGGCGCGGATGCTCATTTCCTGTCCGGACGGCCCGGGAATTGTGGCCGCGGTATCCCGATTTTTATTCGAGCACGGAGCCAATATCGTACAATCGGATCAATATACGATGGACCCGTCCGGCGGAATGTTCTTTATGAGAATCGAATTCGATCTGCCGGAGCTGGAGAAGCGCATGGAGCAGCTTCAGGCGGAGTTCGGCGAAATTGCCGGACAGTTTCAAATGAACTGGCAAATGTTCAATGTCAGCCATAAAAAGAGACTCGCGATCTTCGTATCGAAGGAGGATCATTGTCTTGTCGAACTGCTCTGGCAGTGGCAGGCGGGTGATCTGGATGCCGATATCGCGCTGGTTGTGAGCAATCACGCGGATATGAAGGAGTACGTCGAGTCGTTCGGCATTCCGTATCATCACATTCCTGTAACGGGGGATACGAAGGCGGAGGCGGAACGGCGCCAATTGGAGGTTGTCGGAGAAGATATCGACGTCATTATCTTGGCGCGGTATATGCAGATTATCTCACCGTCGTTTATTGAGCATTACAAGAACCGGATTATCAATATCCACCATTCGTTTCTTCCGGCCTTCATCGGCGGCAATCCCTATGCCCAGGCGTACCGGCGCGGGGTGAAGATTATCGGCGCTACCGCCCACTATGTGACCGAGGAGCTTGACGGCGGTCCGATCATCGAACAGGATGTGCAGCGTGTCAGCCACGGGGATGACGTCGGCGAACTGAAGCGGATCGGCCGCACCATTGAGCGCGTCGTTCTCGCCAGGGCAGTCAAATGGCATATCGAAGACCGTATCCTTGTTCATCAAAACAAGACGGTCGTGTTCAACTAA
- a CDS encoding ATPase, T2SS/T4P/T4SS family, whose translation MSSVADSGLTVASAAGTPFSLKQSVLRGSRPGKDDFPSFLQKMKREMNAGLEREDEAYFELNAKALTGDPQAVSFFMNEIEKYLRKTPYTGSVPEAYDTAAEALFHEWKGFGPAYRWFTDRAYSESTGLQIIGRQIFYNVKGKFVPYPYEMPSLDRVEQLKRSLLKSDPNKKLNKDNPSVEFKMDDPLWPGRFIRLAIWVSPRVWEGFTTISMRRQVVEFLDLDDQAGTGCIPAEAVPMIRALAMTFRNTIIAGSVGSGKTTFANTIVGEQLLGSASCMGVVMIEKHPESTLPYQIKGHRIIPIQAANEELMEVGIESLRHDPNLLYMTEMRYNEWEFYLWSGEKGYDGITGTFHTVDSEDIPYQGAFAVSTRIGGSLKGHLVSALKACELVFILESAGEGRKRLACISEVFYDEARNSVFANDLMRWDEDKRDWTYNAGITEGLALKMRKRNVEAAQAMRDSLKRLAGAKPLSNPLRESLKSRIVLNE comes from the coding sequence ATGAGCAGTGTAGCGGACTCCGGCCTTACAGTTGCTTCTGCGGCAGGAACTCCGTTCTCGCTTAAACAGAGCGTGCTCCGCGGCAGCAGACCGGGAAAGGATGACTTTCCTTCTTTCCTGCAAAAAATGAAAAGAGAGATGAACGCAGGTCTGGAGCGGGAGGACGAAGCGTATTTCGAGCTTAACGCCAAGGCGCTGACAGGCGACCCGCAGGCGGTCAGCTTTTTTATGAATGAAATTGAAAAATACTTGCGAAAGACGCCTTATACCGGCAGCGTTCCCGAAGCATACGACACGGCGGCCGAAGCGCTGTTTCATGAATGGAAAGGATTTGGCCCGGCTTACCGCTGGTTCACAGATCGGGCGTACAGTGAATCGACGGGGCTGCAAATTATCGGGAGGCAAATTTTTTACAATGTAAAAGGCAAATTTGTTCCTTACCCGTATGAGATGCCGTCACTGGACCGGGTGGAGCAGTTGAAGCGTTCGCTGCTGAAGAGCGATCCGAACAAGAAGCTGAATAAGGATAATCCGTCCGTGGAGTTCAAAATGGATGATCCCCTCTGGCCCGGCAGGTTTATCCGGCTCGCCATTTGGGTTTCGCCGCGTGTATGGGAAGGCTTTACGACGATTTCCATGCGGCGTCAGGTGGTCGAATTTCTCGATCTGGACGATCAGGCGGGAACGGGATGCATTCCGGCAGAGGCTGTGCCGATGATCCGCGCACTGGCAATGACTTTTCGCAACACGATTATTGCCGGCTCTGTCGGCTCGGGCAAAACGACCTTTGCCAATACGATTGTCGGCGAGCAGCTGCTCGGTTCCGCCTCCTGCATGGGCGTTGTGATGATTGAGAAGCATCCGGAATCGACGCTGCCTTACCAAATCAAAGGGCACCGGATTATCCCCATCCAGGCCGCCAATGAAGAACTGATGGAAGTGGGAATAGAATCGCTGCGGCATGATCCCAACCTGCTGTACATGACGGAAATGCGGTACAACGAATGGGAATTTTACCTGTGGAGCGGGGAAAAGGGTTACGACGGCATAACGGGAACCTTTCACACCGTCGATTCGGAGGATATTCCCTATCAGGGCGCTTTCGCCGTCTCGACCCGTATTGGCGGAAGTTTAAAAGGTCACCTGGTTTCCGCGCTGAAGGCATGCGAGCTTGTGTTTATTCTCGAAAGCGCGGGGGAAGGCAGAAAGCGGCTGGCATGTATTTCCGAAGTATTTTACGACGAAGCCCGTAATTCGGTGTTTGCCAATGATCTGATGCGCTGGGATGAGGATAAAAGAGATTGGACCTACAATGCCGGAATCACCGAGGGGCTTGCCCTAAAGATGCGGAAGAGAAACGTGGAAGCCGCTCAGGCGATGCGGGATTCGTTAAAAAGGCTGGCCGGCGCGAAGCCGTTGTCCAACCCTTTAAGGGAAAGTCTGAAATCCAGAATCGTGCTGAACGAATGA